From the Papaver somniferum cultivar HN1 chromosome 2, ASM357369v1, whole genome shotgun sequence genome, the window GAGTATAGAGATATTAGTGGTGCTaatagacatatcaagtttaaggcCCATGATACCACAtctatccttttttttcttcatagtaTGAACCATCTCATGGGAAATCACCACATTGTTTTAAATGTTTCTACCAGGTACATAAGCAACCTGATATGGTGATATAAGTTTACCTAGCAATGGTTTCATTCTATTGACTAGAATCTTAGAGATAATTTTATAATTAGAATTGCAAAGAGCGATAGGCCTAAAATCAGCATGGCAGCTGGGATTGTTCACCTTAGGAATTAAAGAAATGAATGTGTGGTTCATTTCTTTTAATAGATGTTCAGAGTCAAAGAAACTTTTAACAGTTTCTCAAACATTTTTCAAGCAAATTCAGGTTTTGTTTGTAGAAACCTGGTGGAAACCATCCGGACTTGGAGCAGTCCATGGGACCATTTGATGGAATTTGATTCCTAATAAAATGAGGCCTCTCATATGACAGATTCATTTTGCTCACGCCTGAGTTCGAAACTTGTCATCACCAAATTTTTTATAGATAAAAAAAAGCACTGTGTGTCAATCTTTTTATGCTTTTTTGTTTTGCTTGCGTGCTACTTGAGCATTTTTATCTGCTCGAACAGTATAGTATAGTGTTTTGAGCATTTTGAAATACAAGTGTCCAGtaaaaaaacaaaagggatacaTTAAAGCTCTGATTAATTTTCCTTCGGTGGGTTGCACAATTTTCCTTTCAGTTGTTTTGTTATTCAAGGGAGAGTAGAGCCATGAACATGGCACATATTTTTGCGAGTTTATGTCACGTTAACTCGAAATATAAATTACTATTATCAAGGAATGTTGCCGAATCTTAAAGCACTCTTTCTGTCCTGCACAATCCCGAGCGAGTTCACAATCCCGAGCGTGTTAGAATTCCCATGATCTCTTCTTCTCAATGCCACTCAAAAAGCACTAAGCagtacatattaaaaaaaaaaaaaaaaaaaaaaaaccaccaaAATTAATCTCAACTCATCTTTGATTTTATTGTTAATGGCGGATGACCATAAAGCAGGGAGTTCCACATCAGAAATAACCATGGAGATTGGACTGATCAATAATGGCAATGCCATCAGTTGGCAGCAGTCCTTTGGCTTTACAGTCTCACCTCAACCTCACCGGGCGGCGTCATCTATGCATAGAAGGGTGAAATTCGATTTACCGGTGAACTCTGAACATATCGCCAAAGTCGTGAAACTATTCTCCTTTGCAAATCCACATATGAGAACCTTTCATCTTTCTTGGATATCTTTATTCACTTGTTTCGTGTCAACATTTGCTGCTGCTCCTCTTGTTCCGATTATACGCGATAATCTAGACTTGAACAAAACCGATATAAGTAATGCAAGTATCGCTTCTGTCTCTGGTAGTGTATTTTCTAAGCTTATCATGGGAGCTGTTTGTGACTTGTTAGGACCAAGATATGGTTGTGCATTTTTTATGATGCTTTCTGCACCGGCTGTGTTTTGCATGGCTTTGGTTTCGTCTCCTGGTGGATATGTTGCTTGCCGATTCATGATAGGGTTTTCGCTGGCTACATTCGTTTCAAGTCATTACTGGATGAGTACTATGTTCAATGTTAATGTCGTTGGCTTAGTGAATGGTATGTCAGCCGGATGGGGAAATGTGGAAGGTGGTGCAACTCAACTCTTAATGCCTTTGCTATACGTGTTGATTAAGAAATTTGGTTCAACTTCCTTCACGGCTTGGCGTCTTACATTTTTCATCCCTGGCTGGATGCATATCATTGCAGGGCTTTCAATTTTGATACTTGGCCAAGATCTGCCTGATGGGAACTTGAGTTGCTTACAAAACAAGGGTGATGTCGGGAAGGACAACCTCTCCAAGGTCAGTTTACTAGATTCAGTAGTTGATCTTTGTACAATCTATGATTAAATTTGTGTTAGTTGTCTTAATCAGTTTTTGATTGGTTCATTAGGTTCTGTGGTATGCTGTTAAGAACTATAGGACATGGATCTTTGTCCTTCTTTATGGATTTTCCCTGGGTGTAGAACTAACCACCGATAATATTATCGCCGAATACTTCTACGATAAGTTTGATCTTAATCTCCATGTAGCTGGTATGATAGCAGCATTAGgcatctcacaattcgagatcatttcatcccatcggtgcagctcatggtttttgacgtctcgcaagtgcatctgattcatttcctcgatgatcggcaataaccccgctaccgtggttaaaagggttggaagaaatcCACATTTCTGTggtggcaatgtgaccatacttcttccagatcttggtgtacagagatacatgacatttgggaaccacgaatccgccgaccatttcattgtctgggaaggtattaatagAACAAAAGCATGTAAACTGGTACAACTTAAAACTTGTGTAAAACAATGTACACATGTAAACTCACCAACAGGTAAACCATacaaccattaactttaagtggtTTCTCAACATTTTTCCTTATGCTATCCATTAAGTATTTATGTATATGCACTGGCCAGTTGGTTTTTTCATTATCTGTACCAGTGTACTGGTTTGTACACCAGCATTTTTGTATCAATATCATGTGCTATGCTTCACTTTTCTTATTCCCATTTGTCTATTTTCGTAGATACAAACAAACCTTATAGATCAGGTTTTAATGCAATCAACGAGTTTGTGAACAAGAACTTTGAAAAGGATGGAGAAGTGCGTAAAAAGAGACGTGATAAAGTATGGTTCACAGAATTTCAGTTAGAGAAACAAAAGGAGAGCCCTTTTTGGCCTGTAGTAGATGTCTTTGTTAACAAGAAAGCTGAAAAGAAGGAGGAGGAaaactcagaaaagaaacaagagaagaagagagaTCTGTGGTTCAAGAGTCCTCAATCAATCTTGAAGATTGTGAACCAGTTCCGCCATGATCATTCAGGAA encodes:
- the LOC113350603 gene encoding high-affinity nitrate transporter 2.1-like; the protein is MADDHKAGSSTSEITMEIGLINNGNAISWQQSFGFTVSPQPHRAASSMHRRVKFDLPVNSEHIAKVVKLFSFANPHMRTFHLSWISLFTCFVSTFAAAPLVPIIRDNLDLNKTDISNASIASVSGSVFSKLIMGAVCDLLGPRYGCAFFMMLSAPAVFCMALVSSPGGYVACRFMIGFSLATFVSSHYWMSTMFNVNVVGLVNGMSAGWGNVEGLSILILGQDLPDGNLSCLQNKGDVGKDNLSKVLWYAVKNYRTWIFVLLYGFSLGVELTTDNIIAEYFYDKFDLNLHVAGMIAALGNTNKPYRSGFNAINEFVNKNFEKDGEVRKKRRDKVWFTEFQLEKQKESPFWPVVDVFVNKKAEKKEEENSEKKQEKKRDLWFKSPQSILKIVNQFRHDHSGKNVFVFNTA